One Brachyspira pilosicoli P43/6/78 genomic window carries:
- a CDS encoding lipoprotein: MKKIFLLFIVFIAAISCSNKTENNENAAMPNETQLTSNALTFEGDFVYYADSAIFSNYAEMKNYPVAMEGEYINLEREYTGFNFAEPTKVNLKVEGYLEDRPGMEEGTTNKYLIVTKIIGFDTNKTTPLFTE, encoded by the coding sequence ATGAAAAAAATATTTTTACTTTTTATAGTTTTTATTGCTGCCATTTCTTGTTCTAACAAAACAGAAAACAATGAAAATGCTGCAATGCCAAATGAAACACAATTGACTTCAAATGCACTTACTTTTGAAGGAGATTTTGTTTATTATGCTGACTCTGCTATATTTAGCAACTATGCAGAGATGAAAAATTATCCTGTAGCTATGGAAGGAGAGTATATTAATTTAGAGAGAGAATATACAGGTTTTAATTTTGCTGAGCCTACTAAAGTTAATCTTAAAGTAGAAGGATATTTAGAAGATAGACCTGGTATGGAAGAAGGTACTACTAATAAATATTTAATAGTTACAAAGATTATAGGCTTTGATACTAATAAAACTACTCCTTTATTTACTGAATAA
- a CDS encoding ATP-grasp fold amidoligase family protein, whose translation MTKEENIKFREKLIKQRFKNSLGYDLNLDNPQTFNEKIQWLKLYNHDPLITKCADKYLAREYIKEKVGEEYLIPLLGVWDKAEDIDFDSLPNQFVLKVNWGWGQNIIVKDKTKLDIEEVKNKLNSWLDPLSNHYYYNFEWSYKNILPKIICEKYINELENKIFDYKFHCFNGIPYYLYIIEYNTSDKARLNMYNMKWEKVDLFFDHYKNTDHEIDKPPIFNLMIDISKKISSDFYYVRLDLMYSNNKLYIGELTFTPTNGMGTFEPIEWDYKFGELLELPKEKKIEYDVLDRDALIQQAVLLEPISEKYKELGYVLKYKDKLLLEKDAIIEEYEKIINKITWWIPIKKWRERFRAKFKIRPDQTRPDQT comes from the coding sequence ATGACTAAAGAGGAAAATATAAAATTTAGAGAAAAATTAATAAAACAACGATTTAAAAATTCTTTAGGATATGACCTTAATTTAGATAATCCTCAAACATTTAATGAAAAAATACAATGGTTAAAATTGTATAATCATGATCCTTTAATTACAAAATGTGCAGATAAATATTTAGCTAGAGAATATATAAAAGAAAAAGTGGGTGAAGAATATTTAATACCATTGCTTGGAGTATGGGATAAAGCAGAAGATATAGATTTTGATTCATTGCCTAATCAATTTGTTTTGAAAGTAAATTGGGGTTGGGGACAAAATATAATAGTAAAAGATAAAACAAAATTAGATATAGAAGAGGTTAAAAATAAATTAAATAGTTGGTTAGATCCTTTATCAAATCATTATTATTATAATTTTGAATGGAGTTATAAAAATATACTTCCAAAAATTATATGTGAAAAATACATAAATGAGTTGGAAAATAAAATTTTTGACTATAAATTTCATTGTTTTAATGGTATTCCGTATTATCTATATATAATAGAATATAATACTAGTGATAAAGCGAGATTGAATATGTATAATATGAAATGGGAAAAAGTAGACTTGTTTTTTGATCATTATAAAAATACAGATCATGAAATAGATAAACCCCCTATTTTTAATTTAATGATAGATATATCAAAAAAAATATCATCTGATTTTTATTATGTTAGATTAGATCTTATGTATTCTAATAATAAATTATATATAGGAGAATTAACATTTACGCCAACTAATGGAATGGGAACATTTGAGCCTATAGAATGGGATTATAAATTTGGTGAGTTGTTAGAATTACCTAAAGAGAAGAAAATAGAGTATGATGTTTTAGATAGAGATGCTTTAATACAACAAGCAGTTCTTTTAGAGCCTATATCTGAAAAATATAAAGAGTTAGGATATGTTTTGAAATATAAAGATAAACTGCTATTAGAAAAAGATGCTATTATAGAAGAATATGAGAAAATTATAAATAAAATCACTTGGTGGATACCGATTAAAAAGTGGCGTGAACGTTTTAGAGCTAAATTTAAAATAAGACCAGACCAGACCAGACCAGACCAGACCTAA
- a CDS encoding ATP-grasp fold amidoligase family protein, producing MTKEENIKFREELIKKQFKNSLGYDLNLDNPQTFNEKIQWLKLYNHDPLITKCADKYLAREYIKEKIGEEYLIPLLGVWDKAEDIDFDLLPNQFVLKVNWGWGQNIIVKDKTKLDIEEVRNQLNNWLEPLSNHYYHNFEWGYKNIPSKIICEKYIEQLDGHLEDYRILCFNGKPKYVIVDFDAKNFGVNAKFLRAIYNTEWERMDIKIHHPSYISSVNKPYCLDKMIEISEIISKDFIHVRVDFYVLNNNFFIGEITFSHQNGTGKFTPEEWDYKFGELLVLPKEKKIEYDVLDRDTLIQQAVLLEPISVEYKKLQELIREKDLVINEKNDEIVYIHKNKNKEINDIKLNSHWFNFLTLFAISNNDEYVRIILFGIKFTFRVNENSINKVAWWIPFKKWRESFRNKFRPDQTRPDQTRPDQTRPDLITICKGYIQFYNNSETKKLQPMLQLKMQHRFLFYCLSNNFNYIEDSIIFIN from the coding sequence ATGACTAAAGAAGAGAATATAAAATTTAGAGAAGAATTAATAAAAAAGCAATTTAAAAATTCTTTAGGGTATGACCTTAATTTAGATAATCCTCAAACATTTAATGAAAAAATACAATGGTTGAAATTATATAATCATGATCCTTTAATTACAAAATGTGCAGATAAATATTTAGCTAGAGAATATATAAAAGAGAAAATAGGAGAAGAATATTTAATACCATTGCTTGGAGTATGGGATAAAGCAGAAGATATAGATTTTGATTTATTGCCTAATCAATTTGTTTTAAAAGTAAATTGGGGCTGGGGACAAAATATAATAGTAAAAGATAAAACAAAATTAGATATAGAAGAAGTTAGAAATCAATTAAATAACTGGTTAGAGCCTTTATCAAATCATTATTATCATAATTTTGAATGGGGATACAAAAATATACCATCTAAGATTATATGTGAAAAATATATAGAACAATTGGATGGACATTTAGAAGATTATAGAATTTTGTGTTTTAATGGTAAACCTAAATATGTAATTGTAGATTTTGATGCAAAAAATTTTGGTGTAAATGCTAAATTTTTAAGAGCTATATATAATACTGAATGGGAGAGAATGGATATAAAAATACATCATCCAAGTTATATTAGTAGTGTAAATAAACCATATTGTTTAGATAAAATGATAGAAATATCTGAAATTATATCTAAAGATTTTATACATGTGAGAGTTGATTTTTATGTATTAAATAATAATTTTTTTATAGGAGAAATAACTTTTTCTCATCAAAATGGTACAGGTAAATTTACACCTGAAGAATGGGATTATAAATTTGGTGAGTTGTTAGTATTACCTAAAGAGAAGAAAATAGAGTATGATGTTTTAGATAGAGATACTTTAATACAGCAAGCAGTTCTTTTAGAGCCTATATCTGTTGAATATAAAAAACTTCAAGAATTAATAAGAGAAAAAGATTTAGTTATAAACGAAAAAAATGATGAAATTGTTTATATTCATAAAAACAAAAATAAAGAGATAAATGATATAAAATTAAATTCTCATTGGTTTAATTTTCTTACATTATTTGCTATTAGTAATAATGATGAATATGTAAGGATAATATTATTTGGAATAAAATTTACATTTAGAGTTAATGAAAATAGTATTAATAAAGTAGCTTGGTGGATACCATTTAAGAAGTGGCGTGAAAGTTTTAGAAATAAATTCAGACCAGACCAGACCAGACCAGACCAGACCAGACCAGACCAGACCAGACCAGACCTAATAACAATATGTAAAGGGTACATACAGTTTTATAATAATTCAGAAACTAAAAAATTACAACCTATGTTGCAATTAAAAATGCAGCATAGGTTTTTATTTTATTGTCTATCAAATAATTTTAACTATATAGAAGATTCGATTATCTTTATAAATTAA
- a CDS encoding radical SAM protein, whose translation MIENYDSKIDEVNMENVVFHGINKDDFLFIDWIILDGCNYRCSYCFGQSSLDKSQFVPVEKLKHAVDQIFKINRKTYIFNILGGEPTFYPYLMDLVSYIDSFKKNIILSFITNGSRSIEYFNDLISSFKCESIFNISLHMEYVDIKHIEELIKLFNKHKKRVFFSIDDTS comes from the coding sequence ATGATAGAAAATTATGATTCAAAAATTGATGAAGTAAATATGGAAAATGTAGTTTTCCATGGTATAAATAAAGATGATTTTTTATTTATAGATTGGATAATTTTAGATGGATGCAATTATAGATGTTCATATTGTTTTGGTCAGAGTTCTCTTGATAAATCACAATTTGTTCCAGTAGAGAAGTTAAAGCATGCTGTTGATCAAATATTTAAAATAAATAGAAAAACATATATTTTTAATATTCTTGGTGGTGAACCAACTTTTTATCCATATTTAATGGATCTAGTGAGTTATATAGATTCTTTTAAAAAGAATATTATATTATCTTTTATAACTAATGGTAGTAGAAGTATAGAATATTTCAATGATCTTATTTCATCTTTTAAATGTGAAAGTATTTTTAATATATCTTTGCATATGGAATATGTAGATATTAAACATATAGAGGAATTGATTAAGTTATTTAATAAACATAAAAAAAGAGTTTTTTTTTCTATTGATGACACATCCTGA
- a CDS encoding FkbM family methyltransferase, translated as MDKNIEKIINDIVWWIPLKKLRNNTRELLYYIIKKIEKEENINECNYNKQIIYNDMNRIIEFRKEICNDNNFLDKYFSFINNLDDESLYIVSKILSKINNFKNIDDYLYIENEEYNKIIKIENENNSRIIKWNDNIFVYGKYILPMNYFEVGIFYEKYGMNYIYDLNKLKNLDIIDAGGFIGDSAIFLSYYTNKNVYSFEALPKNYNLILETIRLNNRNNIVPINMALGNENKSISIFSDGVVRCDFELTMEENATYNIKNDVYMTSLDKFVDDNNINVGLIKVDLEGFEQPFLLGALETIKKYKPILLLSIYHNYNDFFNIKKMIEQLNLNYTFKIIKSEVACAITTTLLICQTIPNSDI; from the coding sequence ATGGATAAAAATATAGAAAAGATAATAAATGACATAGTTTGGTGGATACCTTTAAAAAAATTGAGAAATAATACTAGAGAATTATTATATTATATAATTAAAAAAATCGAAAAAGAAGAGAATATTAACGAATGTAATTATAATAAACAAATTATATATAATGATATGAATAGAATAATAGAATTTAGGAAAGAAATATGTAATGATAATAATTTTTTAGATAAATATTTCTCCTTTATTAATAATTTAGACGATGAAAGTTTATATATTGTTTCTAAAATTTTATCTAAAATAAATAATTTTAAAAATATAGATGATTATTTATATATTGAAAATGAAGAGTACAATAAAATTATAAAAATAGAAAATGAAAATAATTCTAGGATTATAAAATGGAATGACAATATTTTTGTTTATGGTAAATACATATTACCAATGAATTATTTTGAAGTAGGTATTTTTTATGAAAAATATGGTATGAATTATATTTATGATTTGAATAAACTTAAAAATTTAGATATTATAGATGCTGGTGGATTCATAGGAGATTCAGCTATTTTTTTATCTTATTATACGAACAAAAATGTTTATAGTTTTGAGGCTTTACCTAAAAATTATAATTTAATATTAGAAACTATAAGATTAAATAATAGAAATAATATTGTACCAATAAATATGGCATTAGGAAATGAAAATAAAAGTATATCAATATTTTCTGATGGAGTTGTTAGATGTGATTTTGAGCTTACAATGGAAGAAAATGCTACATATAATATAAAAAACGATGTATATATGACTAGCTTAGATAAATTTGTAGATGATAATAATATTAATGTTGGTTTAATAAAAGTAGATTTAGAAGGGTTTGAACAACCTTTCCTTTTAGGAGCTCTTGAAACTATAAAAAAATATAAACCTATTTTATTACTAAGTATATATCACAATTATAATGATTTTTTTAATATAAAAAAAATGATAGAGCAATTAAATTTAAATTATACATTCAAAATTATAAAAAGTGAAGTAGCATGTGCTATCACTACTACATTATTAATATGCCAGACTATACCTAATAGTGATATTTAA
- the lysS gene encoding lysine--tRNA ligase, with protein MSENQNNSENTQNEKNTSVEKNAEKENRREKLNTLRSMGINPFPNSYDVTYKSKDIAEKFEELEKNETEVAVAGRIMLYRVMGKSSFLTIKDSKGTIQAYIQKDKLGDEFYNTVFKKLIDIGDIVGVKGTVFKTKTGEITIYASELKLLTKSLNPLPEKFHGLTDTELRYRQRYVDLIMNDDVKEAFIKRSKMISAIREIMIENNFLEVETPMMHPLIGGAKAKPFVTHHNTLDMTLYLRIAPELYLKRLIVGGFDKVFELNRNFRNEGISTRHNPEFTMMEAYMAYANFHKVMELVEEVFSKVCFKLNGKYTSQYKDYEINFKPPFARVPMVDLVKEHSGLDFNSIQSDDEAISKAKSIGVEIDTSKGKPTRWEVMVAVFEEKVEEKLIQPTFVINYPKAVSPLSKSYPDNPDITERYELFIGGMEMSNGFSELNDPIDQKERFEEQLKAKARGEDETMDMDLDFINALEYGLPPTGGLGIGIDRMAILFLNVPSIRDTILFPQMRKIE; from the coding sequence ATGTCAGAAAATCAAAATAATTCTGAAAATACACAAAATGAAAAAAATACTAGTGTAGAAAAAAATGCAGAAAAAGAAAACAGAAGAGAAAAGTTAAACACATTAAGAAGCATGGGAATTAACCCATTTCCAAATAGTTATGATGTAACTTATAAATCAAAGGATATAGCAGAGAAATTTGAAGAGCTAGAAAAGAATGAAACTGAAGTTGCTGTTGCTGGAAGAATAATGCTTTATAGGGTAATGGGTAAATCTTCATTTTTAACTATAAAAGATTCTAAAGGCACTATTCAAGCATATATACAAAAAGATAAACTTGGTGATGAGTTTTATAATACAGTATTTAAAAAGCTTATAGATATAGGTGATATTGTAGGAGTAAAAGGAACTGTATTTAAAACTAAAACAGGTGAAATTACAATATATGCAAGCGAATTAAAACTTCTTACAAAATCATTAAATCCGCTTCCTGAAAAATTTCATGGCTTAACAGATACAGAGCTTCGCTACAGACAAAGATATGTTGATTTAATAATGAATGATGATGTTAAAGAGGCTTTTATTAAACGCTCTAAAATGATATCTGCTATAAGAGAAATAATGATAGAGAATAATTTTCTTGAAGTAGAAACTCCTATGATGCATCCATTAATTGGAGGAGCTAAGGCAAAACCATTTGTTACGCATCATAATACTTTAGATATGACACTTTATTTAAGAATAGCACCTGAGCTTTATTTGAAAAGACTTATAGTTGGCGGTTTTGATAAAGTATTTGAGCTTAATAGAAATTTCCGTAATGAAGGTATATCTACAAGACATAATCCAGAGTTTACTATGATGGAAGCATATATGGCTTATGCTAATTTCCACAAGGTTATGGAATTGGTAGAAGAGGTGTTCTCTAAAGTATGTTTCAAATTAAATGGAAAATACACTTCTCAGTATAAAGATTATGAGATTAACTTTAAGCCTCCATTTGCAAGAGTGCCTATGGTTGATTTAGTTAAAGAGCATTCTGGACTTGACTTTAATTCTATACAATCAGATGATGAAGCTATATCAAAAGCAAAATCAATAGGTGTAGAGATAGATACTTCAAAAGGTAAGCCTACTAGATGGGAAGTTATGGTTGCTGTATTTGAAGAGAAAGTTGAAGAGAAGCTTATTCAGCCTACATTTGTTATTAATTATCCTAAAGCAGTTTCACCTCTTTCAAAATCTTATCCTGATAATCCAGACATTACAGAGAGATACGAACTCTTTATTGGCGGAATGGAGATGTCTAATGGATTCAGTGAACTTAATGACCCAATAGACCAAAAAGAGCGTTTTGAGGAACAGTTAAAAGCAAAAGCTCGCGGTGAAGATGAGACTATGGATATGGATTTAGATTTTATCAATGCATTAGAATATGGTCTTCCTCCTACTGGTGGGCTTGGAATAGGAATAGATAGAATGGCTATACTTTTCTTAAATGTGCCTAGCATTAGAGATACTATTCTTTTCCCTCAGATGAGAAAAATAGAATAG
- a CDS encoding DUF2262 domain-containing protein, with product MTSLNIKDFSESDYFSYETSCNLWGDENISLIIDFGEEANKSDMLLKYIDKINEILKWIDEHKRNISDFLISKQCITLAEEWVSTNKQIDDTSYQNAVGEIINIPIKEEDFYKAMYLDSILIDFEEDESRPDTTMHILFEPDYFKHHSLIVYVDGDKNIEYGDLAG from the coding sequence ATGACTTCTTTAAATATAAAAGATTTTTCTGAAAGCGATTACTTTTCTTATGAGACTTCATGCAATTTATGGGGAGATGAGAATATTAGTTTAATTATAGATTTTGGAGAAGAAGCAAATAAATCTGATATGTTGTTAAAATATATAGATAAAATTAATGAAATATTAAAATGGATAGATGAGCATAAAAGAAATATTTCTGATTTTCTTATTTCAAAACAATGTATTACTTTAGCTGAAGAGTGGGTTTCTACAAATAAACAAATTGATGACACTTCTTATCAAAATGCAGTTGGTGAAATAATTAATATACCTATAAAAGAAGAAGATTTTTATAAAGCAATGTATTTAGATAGTATATTAATAGATTTTGAAGAAGATGAGTCTAGACCTGATACAACTATGCATATACTTTTTGAACCTGATTATTTTAAGCATCATTCTTTGATAGTTTATGTTGATGGCGATAAAAATATCGAGTATGGTGATTTAGCTGGATAA
- a CDS encoding AAA family ATPase, whose product MDNFIITISRQYGSGGRLIGEKLAKILNINFYDKELIDIVVDKTGLARGLIELKDECFINDNIFFTAYNKRKFESPFAENKTYSTLDRIFEIQSKVIRDIAKKESAIIIGRCASFILKYSDNSFNVFIHSSIENRIKRINEEYGVNIENAERELKNMDSYRYNYHKYYTGEEWGNMINYNMTLDSGCFNYDEICDIIIYGMNKKLKNIKK is encoded by the coding sequence ATGGATAATTTTATTATAACAATAAGCAGACAATATGGAAGCGGCGGAAGGCTAATTGGAGAAAAGTTAGCTAAAATACTTAATATTAATTTTTATGATAAGGAATTGATTGATATAGTTGTTGATAAAACAGGATTAGCTAGAGGGCTTATAGAATTAAAAGATGAATGTTTTATAAATGATAATATATTTTTTACAGCTTATAATAAAAGAAAGTTTGAAAGTCCTTTTGCCGAGAATAAGACGTATTCCACATTAGATAGAATATTTGAAATACAAAGTAAGGTTATAAGAGATATAGCTAAAAAAGAATCGGCTATTATAATAGGAAGATGTGCTAGCTTTATATTAAAATATTCTGATAATTCTTTTAATGTATTTATTCACTCTTCTATAGAAAATAGAATAAAACGAATTAATGAAGAGTATGGGGTAAATATAGAAAATGCTGAGAGAGAGTTAAAAAATATGGATTCTTATAGATATAATTATCATAAATATTATACTGGAGAAGAGTGGGGGAATATGATAAATTATAATATGACTTTGGATAGCGGATGCTTTAATTATGATGAGATTTGTGATATTATAATATATGGTATGAATAAAAAATTAAAAAATATAAAAAAATAA
- a CDS encoding ABC transporter ATP-binding protein → MIKKIKEFFKKDNRPFDYGAVTEEHIKKYYSNPEKHIYRRMLSYAMRHKKLFIPSFIISILYTIINILPPFFGQLAISITGGKRVDLLDKIPFVNELATKFTNFNTKQLAEQFLSTDSIGNPVVVAQFAFIIIIGFIYVIFRVSFDYLKTFLFQFTAQEIGKDVRADMLKGLMNTDIAYFKQEKEGDIISRVLNESGTIEGFLSGTLPNMITVPLTLVLTLAVLLLLNVKLTLACFIAAPLIGLGIDKVSKLIKTRVTSQQNLLGSTTSIIQEDIRGIEVIKIFSKEDQEVKRYKSIYSELINLMRKISLLTSLNRPMTELVMIAAMLIILAYGGFLIFKGEMPFEFLWGFLLYMLNISTPVRDLSGIFINLQMTKMIARRVFEIIDLPPENVDDPNKKQMKPIEHSITFENVSFEYPKRNDAQPFHLGPINFKVKKGDVVAFVGNSGGGKTTLISLIPKLFTPSSGVIRFDGIDINELNTRSVRNQIGVVSQENILFYGTVRENILYANPDATDDDLVRAAKIAHADEFILKLPNGYDTHIGPRGIMLSGGQRQRIALARAVLKRPSILILDEATSALDTESEMYVQKALNEIINLQTTFVIAHRLSTIKNATYICVVENGQITESGTHEELMKKGGKYQYLYSLQFRD, encoded by the coding sequence ATGATAAAAAAAATAAAAGAATTTTTTAAAAAAGATAACAGACCTTTTGATTACGGTGCTGTAACTGAAGAGCATATAAAAAAATATTATTCTAATCCAGAAAAACACATTTACAGGAGAATGTTATCATATGCTATGAGACATAAGAAATTATTTATCCCTTCTTTTATAATTAGCATATTATATACAATAATTAATATACTTCCTCCTTTTTTTGGACAATTAGCAATATCTATTACGGGTGGTAAAAGAGTTGATTTACTTGATAAAATACCTTTTGTAAATGAATTAGCAACTAAATTTACTAATTTTAATACCAAACAATTAGCAGAACAATTTTTATCAACTGACAGTATAGGTAATCCAGTAGTAGTAGCACAATTTGCTTTTATTATTATAATAGGTTTTATATATGTAATATTTCGTGTTAGTTTTGATTATTTAAAAACATTTCTTTTCCAATTCACAGCTCAAGAAATAGGCAAAGATGTTCGTGCTGATATGTTAAAGGGCTTGATGAATACAGATATAGCTTATTTTAAACAAGAAAAAGAAGGCGATATTATAAGCAGAGTATTAAATGAATCTGGAACTATAGAAGGATTTTTATCTGGTACATTACCAAATATGATAACAGTACCTCTAACATTAGTACTAACATTAGCTGTATTACTTTTATTAAATGTAAAACTTACTTTAGCATGTTTTATAGCAGCTCCATTAATTGGTTTAGGAATAGATAAAGTTTCAAAATTAATTAAGACAAGAGTTACATCTCAACAGAATTTATTAGGCAGTACTACTTCGATTATACAAGAAGATATAAGAGGAATAGAGGTTATAAAAATATTCTCTAAAGAAGATCAAGAAGTAAAAAGATACAAATCTATATATTCTGAATTAATTAATTTAATGAGAAAAATATCTTTACTTACTTCATTAAATAGACCTATGACAGAACTTGTTATGATAGCAGCTATGCTCATAATACTTGCATACGGCGGATTTTTAATATTTAAAGGAGAAATGCCTTTTGAGTTTTTATGGGGATTTTTACTTTACATGCTTAATATTTCTACTCCAGTTAGAGACTTATCTGGAATATTTATAAATCTGCAAATGACAAAAATGATAGCTAGAAGAGTATTTGAGATTATAGATTTACCGCCTGAAAATGTAGATGATCCAAATAAAAAACAAATGAAACCTATAGAACATTCTATAACTTTTGAAAATGTTAGCTTTGAATATCCAAAAAGAAATGATGCTCAGCCTTTCCATTTAGGCCCTATTAATTTTAAAGTGAAAAAGGGAGATGTAGTTGCTTTTGTTGGTAATAGCGGCGGCGGAAAAACTACTTTAATAAGTCTTATACCTAAATTATTTACTCCTTCTAGCGGTGTAATCAGGTTTGATGGAATAGATATTAATGAACTTAATACTAGAAGCGTAAGAAATCAAATTGGTGTAGTATCTCAAGAGAATATTTTATTTTATGGTACTGTAAGAGAAAATATACTTTATGCTAATCCTGATGCTACTGATGATGATTTAGTAAGAGCAGCAAAAATAGCACATGCTGACGAGTTCATATTAAAACTTCCAAATGGATACGATACTCATATAGGTCCAAGAGGAATTATGCTTTCTGGAGGTCAGCGTCAGCGTATAGCTTTAGCAAGAGCTGTATTAAAAAGACCTTCTATATTAATATTAGATGAGGCTACAAGTGCATTAGATACAGAAAGTGAAATGTATGTACAAAAAGCATTAAACGAAATTATTAACCTTCAAACTACATTCGTTATTGCACATAGATTATCTACTATAAAAAATGCAACTTATATATGCGTTGTTGAAAATGGACAAATTACAGAATCTGGTACACATGAAGAGCTTATGAAAAAAGGCGGAAAATATCAGTATTTGTATTCACTTCAATTTAGGGATTAA
- the rdgB gene encoding RdgB/HAM1 family non-canonical purine NTP pyrophosphatase has protein sequence MINKLVIATANKHKLIEIQNIFKDSAKEILPMPSDIGEIIEDGNSFIENSLIKAKAVYNHTKLPSLADDSGICINALNGEPGIYSARYGGENLGYKEKMQMILDKLKNKNDRTAYFITSAVCVLDDNYYIALEGIVNGVIVESPKGFDGFGYDPIFKPNGYDITYAEMTLEQKNSMSHRAIAMNKMKEILYTINTFNHK, from the coding sequence ATGATAAACAAACTAGTAATAGCTACAGCTAATAAACATAAACTAATTGAAATACAAAATATTTTTAAAGACTCTGCTAAAGAGATATTACCTATGCCTTCAGATATTGGAGAGATAATAGAAGATGGAAATAGCTTTATAGAAAACTCATTAATAAAAGCAAAGGCTGTTTATAATCATACAAAACTCCCTTCTTTGGCTGATGATTCTGGTATTTGTATAAATGCTCTTAATGGAGAGCCTGGAATATATTCTGCAAGATATGGCGGAGAAAATTTGGGCTATAAAGAAAAAATGCAGATGATATTAGATAAGTTAAAAAATAAAAATGACAGAACTGCTTATTTTATCACTTCTGCTGTATGTGTATTAGATGACAATTATTATATAGCTTTAGAGGGAATAGTTAATGGAGTAATAGTTGAAAGTCCTAAGGGATTTGACGGCTTTGGTTATGACCCTATATTTAAGCCTAATGGATATGATATCACATATGCTGAGATGACTTTAGAGCAAAAAAACTCCATGAGCCACAGAGCAATAGCTATGAATAAAATGAAAGAGATACTATATACTATAAACACATTTAATCATAAATAA